One segment of Leptospirillum ferrooxidans C2-3 DNA contains the following:
- a CDS encoding DegQ family serine endoprotease translates to MIQSSQIETPKKLTRTSLISLGLSLSLILSMTPQPARASDGTPSAPISKEEVAPGLALQNVFVTVSKAVIPSVVNISTTSVVTAKPQNPFMNDPFFRQFFGNQAPGGAPQKHVERSLGSGFIISKDGYIVTNYHVVKHATKVTVVLSDKSSYRATIIGKDPMTDVAVIRIHPKHDLPIVSWGDSKKVSVGTIVLAMGSPFGLTQSITMGIVSALKRSNIGIEQYENFIQTDAAINPGNSGGPLVNLFGQVIGMNTAIYTTNGGYEGIGFAIPAEMVRQVVNDLRTKGRVVRGWLGVSIQNISPVIERQFHLSSKKGVLVSDILPDGPASHAGFKRGDVIIALDDHEIQDANDLRFRVSRIAPGTNVRITVIRNGDKRNIPVMIGELPANIAMAGNHVEKPSSPKLNNVLKGLVITDITAEMRQQLNLPAHLEGVIVEGVASGSVAESAGLRRGDIIVEVNRHSVHSVSEYIRIAKKIKKDQDAVLSVLRDGRYSYVPLSP, encoded by the coding sequence ATGATCCAATCTTCACAAATAGAAACCCCCAAGAAACTGACACGGACCTCCCTTATATCACTAGGCCTTTCCTTATCGCTCATTCTCTCCATGACACCGCAGCCAGCAAGGGCTAGTGATGGAACTCCTTCCGCTCCGATATCAAAGGAGGAAGTTGCTCCGGGTCTCGCACTTCAGAATGTGTTTGTGACGGTTTCAAAAGCGGTCATTCCGTCAGTCGTCAACATTTCGACAACATCCGTCGTAACGGCAAAACCGCAGAATCCATTCATGAACGACCCCTTTTTCAGGCAGTTTTTCGGCAATCAGGCTCCCGGAGGAGCTCCGCAGAAACATGTTGAGAGAAGCCTGGGGTCGGGCTTCATCATCTCCAAGGATGGCTACATCGTTACAAACTATCATGTGGTCAAACATGCCACTAAGGTCACCGTTGTCCTCTCTGACAAGTCAAGCTACCGGGCCACCATTATCGGAAAAGACCCCATGACTGATGTTGCGGTGATCCGGATCCACCCGAAACATGACCTCCCGATCGTTTCCTGGGGCGATTCGAAAAAGGTCAGCGTCGGGACCATTGTCCTTGCCATGGGATCACCTTTTGGTCTGACACAATCCATCACCATGGGAATTGTATCCGCACTGAAAAGAAGCAATATCGGAATTGAACAGTACGAAAATTTTATCCAGACAGATGCTGCCATCAATCCTGGAAACTCCGGTGGTCCTCTTGTCAATCTCTTCGGACAGGTCATCGGGATGAATACCGCCATCTACACAACAAATGGCGGCTATGAAGGGATTGGTTTTGCCATTCCGGCCGAAATGGTACGGCAAGTCGTCAACGACCTCAGAACGAAGGGACGAGTCGTTCGTGGTTGGCTTGGCGTATCGATCCAGAACATATCACCGGTAATCGAGCGTCAATTTCATCTTTCCAGCAAAAAGGGTGTTCTTGTCAGCGACATTCTTCCGGATGGTCCCGCAAGTCATGCAGGCTTCAAGCGGGGTGACGTGATCATCGCACTTGACGACCATGAAATTCAGGATGCCAACGATCTTCGGTTCAGGGTGTCGCGCATTGCACCTGGAACAAATGTCCGGATTACAGTCATCAGAAATGGTGACAAGAGAAATATTCCTGTCATGATCGGAGAGCTTCCGGCAAATATCGCAATGGCCGGAAATCACGTTGAGAAGCCATCCTCTCCAAAACTTAACAATGTCCTGAAGGGACTCGTCATTACTGATATCACCGCAGAGATGCGCCAGCAACTGAATCTTCCCGCTCATCTTGAAGGGGTTATTGTCGAGGGGGTGGCCTCTGGTTCTGTTGCCGAAAGCGCCGGTCTCAGAAGAGGGGATATCATTGTCGAAGTGAACAGGCACAGTGTGCACTCGGTCAGCGAATATATTCGCATTGCTAAGAAAATCAAAAAGGACCAGGATGCGGTCCTGTCCGTCCTGCGGGATGGCCGATATTCTTATGTCCCCCTCTCTCCCTAA
- a CDS encoding crossover junction endodeoxyribonuclease RuvC, whose translation MGGPNLPTVQRGSSFTVLGVDPGLAATGYAVLSGTSLETVRILAQGTIRTSPKTPVEGRIGEIYDRLEQIAKTHRPNAVIIEDHFNRKNAPNAGLMLGPVIGVVALLSNKLHLAFTTISPRELKHRITGYGGASKEAVQESLAIWLGPRLHLSSTHEGDAMGLAFLGFSRLLPP comes from the coding sequence GTGGGGGGACCGAATCTCCCCACGGTTCAAAGGGGCTCTTCCTTTACCGTACTGGGTGTTGATCCCGGACTTGCCGCAACAGGCTATGCGGTTCTATCCGGAACATCTCTCGAGACAGTTCGCATATTGGCCCAAGGAACGATCAGGACATCTCCGAAAACACCCGTCGAGGGAAGGATCGGCGAGATTTATGACCGGCTTGAACAAATCGCAAAGACCCACCGGCCCAATGCCGTGATCATTGAAGATCATTTCAACAGGAAAAATGCACCTAACGCCGGTTTGATGCTGGGACCGGTCATCGGTGTCGTTGCTCTTCTGTCGAACAAACTGCACCTCGCTTTTACGACCATATCTCCAAGAGAGCTCAAGCACAGGATCACGGGTTATGGTGGCGCCTCCAAAGAGGCCGTCCAGGAGTCCCTTGCCATATGGCTTGGCCCGAGACTTCATCTTTCAAGCACTCATGAAGGCGATGCCATGGGATTGGCTTTTCTCGGTTTCAGCAGGTTATTGCCCCCATGA
- the ruvA gene encoding Holliday junction branch migration protein RuvA — MISRLFGTIISWEEDAITLRAGAVGYRVHLSPYSMSVLSGTDSESSELSLYTQFFWSEHQDSPTLVGFPTKEEQDLFLLLRKVQGLGPMTALRILSLPVEEMLSMISQGDVSRLKTLKGVGDKTAKKIISELKEEVQPISTPLIPAEPTGKNKTASLTDISSLVRETLVQQFGHTPIEASRLVAAALKKNPDIRTIEELFSEVYRIGSD; from the coding sequence ATGATTTCAAGATTGTTCGGAACAATCATCTCCTGGGAAGAAGATGCCATTACCCTTCGCGCGGGAGCTGTCGGGTATCGGGTCCACCTATCGCCCTACTCGATGAGTGTCCTGTCGGGAACCGATTCAGAATCTTCCGAGTTAAGCCTGTATACCCAGTTCTTCTGGAGCGAACATCAGGATTCTCCAACCCTTGTTGGGTTTCCCACAAAAGAAGAACAGGACCTTTTTCTTCTTCTCAGAAAGGTTCAGGGACTTGGCCCCATGACCGCACTGCGAATTCTTTCCCTTCCTGTCGAGGAGATGCTTTCCATGATCTCGCAGGGAGATGTCTCCCGATTGAAAACACTCAAGGGAGTCGGAGACAAAACCGCTAAAAAAATCATTTCCGAGCTGAAGGAAGAAGTCCAGCCCATATCAACACCCCTGATTCCGGCCGAACCCACCGGGAAGAACAAAACAGCTTCGCTGACAGATATTTCATCCCTGGTCAGGGAGACATTGGTCCAACAATTCGGACACACTCCGATCGAAGCATCAAGACTTGTCGCCGCAGCTCTCAAGAAGAACCCCGACATTCGTACCATTGAAGAGCTTTTCTCGGAGGTTTACAGAATTGGATCTGACTGA